From Salarias fasciatus chromosome 12, fSalaFa1.1, whole genome shotgun sequence, the proteins below share one genomic window:
- the rflna gene encoding refilin-A — MVGHLHLQAMDDSLKGKNREGLLDSPDSGLPPSPSPPFCSLSPALIESRSGSCSTPVESHHGYYKKESREGKLLPYLLLNSTGSDPKTRMYPVFFGESIEVDPKPEKEIKCNSEVKYDSDKHYQDRVFCLPVPTPTSFSETVVAVRNCTWRSYKSQVYLEPRQRPVSYQSTTIIYPKHAKNTYRTTLNYNATGSRRWFVSTVQLESSEDTSPCIIYTEDL, encoded by the exons ATGGTGGGGCACCTACATTTACAAGCGATGGATGATAGCCTGAAAGGAAAGAACCGGGAAGGGCTGCTCGACAGCCCGGATTCGGGGCTGCCCCCCAGCCCCAGTCCGCCCTTCTGCTCCCTCTCCCCGGCTCTGATCGAGTCGCGCTCCGGCAGCTGCTCGACGCCCGTCGAAAGCCATCATGGATATTATAAAAAGGAAAGCAGAGAAGGCAAACTG CTGCCCTACCTGCTGCTCAACTCCACGGGAAGCGACCCCAAGACGCGCATGTACCCCGTGTTCTTCGGAGAGAGCATCGAGGTCGACCCCAAACCGGAGAAGGAGATCAA GTGCAACTCTGAGGTCAAGTACGACTCCGACAAGCATTACCAGGACCGGGTTTTCTGCTTGCCCGTCCCCACGCCGACGTCCTTCAGCGAGACGGTGGTGGCGGTGAGGAACTGCACCTGGAGGAGCTACAAGAGCCAGGTGTACCTGGAGCCGCGGCAGAGGCCCGTCAGCTACCAGAGCACCACCATCATCTACCCCAAGCACGCCAAGAACACTTACCGCACCACGCTCAACTACAACGCCACGGGGTCCCGCCGCTGGTTCGTCTCCACGGTGCAGCTGGAGTCCAGCGAGGACACGAGTCCCTGCATCATCTACACCGAGGACCTGTAG